CTCTGAGCGAATCAGCTGGCTCCTGTTCGCTGCATCCTCGGGCTGAGCCTCTTTCGTGCCGGGGCCGGCCAATTCACTGAAACCGGCGATCACGACCAGGGTGCTCAATGCCCCTGCGACACCAAAGGCGTTGCAACCTCGCAATAGGCTGCGCTCGATCGCGGCTCAGGAACCGGGCAACCCGCCAGGCGTAGGCCTTCAATGTGAAACTCGATCGCATCGTGCATCTCGGTCTCCACCTCCTCCCTCGTTTGTCCGGTCGCGATGCAGCCCGGGAGATCCGGGGAATAGGCGGAAGATCCGGTGGTTGTCTCTTCAACGATGACGAGATAACGGCTCATTT
The nucleotide sequence above comes from Verrucomicrobiia bacterium. Encoded proteins:
- a CDS encoding type II toxin-antitoxin system HicB family antitoxin, giving the protein MSRYLVIVEETTTGSSAYSPDLPGCIATGQTREEVETEMHDAIEFHIEGLRLAGCPVPEPRSSAAYCEVATPLVSQGH